From one Rhodamnia argentea isolate NSW1041297 chromosome 1, ASM2092103v1, whole genome shotgun sequence genomic stretch:
- the LOC115740160 gene encoding cytochrome P450 CYP82D47-like: MPILIELLIILISTLALLTAISLYRSHKNRDHRNAPEAEGGWPIFGHLPLFSSKDLMHEKLGSMADKYGPIFAIRLGCHRAIVVSSWEVAKECLTVHDKAFADRPLITATRLMGYNGAMFGFGPHGEYWREMRKIAMIELLSNNRVDSLKHIRALEVEMAIKDLFKSWIEKGRPRSGVLVEMKSWLADLMLNISVKMVGGKRYCGSNMDCDAAEANRCKRSIRRFFDLFGVLVLSDSIPALGWLDLGGYERSMKETAKELDVLVQGWLEEHRRKRLFRPGGDREQDFMDLMLNVMEEAKFSDFDADTVIKATCLNMIIGGTETLTVALTWALSLLMNNRRTLKKAQQELDAHVGKSRPVEESDVKNLTYLQAIVKETMRLYPPAPVNGLKRSMEECTFSSGFRIPAGTRLVLNIWKIQRDERVWSNPDEFEPERFLTTHENMDMRGQNFELIPFGAGRRSCAGTSLALHMVHLILASLLQCFEIGTVLEEAMDMTESPGLLNMKASPLEVVLIPRLDQRVYERGEQENTKSFVYS, encoded by the exons ATGCCAATCCTGATTGAATTGCTGATAATTTTGATCTCAACCTTGGCCCTGCTGACAGCCATCTCTCTCTACCGATCACACAAGAACAGAGACCATCGCAATGCACCTGAAGCCGAAGGCGGTTGGCCTATTTTTGGCCACCTTCCTCTGTTCAGCAGCAAGGACCTGATGCACGAAAAGTTGGGATCCATGGCTGACAAGTATGGACCGATTTTTGCCATAAGATTAGGCTGTCATCGGGCAATCGTCGTGAGCAGTTGGGAAGTGGCTAAGGAGTGCCTCACCGTACACGACAAGGCCTTCGCTGACCGGCCGTTGATCACCGCCACGAGGCTCATGGGCTACAACGGTGCCATGTTCGGCTTCGGCCCTCATGGAGAATATTGGCGAGAGATGCGCAAGATTGCAATGATCGAGCTCCTCTCGAACAACCGGGTTGACTCACTGAAGCACATACGAGCTCTCGAGGTGGAGATGGCCATAAAAGACTTGTTCAAATCCTGGATCGAAAAGGGTAGGCCCAGAAGTGGGGTCCTAGTGGAAATGAAGTCTTGGCTAGCAGATTTGATGCTCAATATATCTGTCAAAATGGTAGGAGGAAAGAGATACTGCGGTTCAAACATGGACTGCGACGCCGCCGAGGCGAATAGGTGCAAAAGGTCGATTAGGAGGTTTTTTGATCTGTTCGGGGTCCTTGTGTTGTCAGATTCGATCCCGGCTCTCGGCTGGTTGGACTTAGGTGGCTATGAACGATCGATGAAGGAGACTGCTAAAGAGTTGGATGTTTTGGTTCAGGGGTGGCTGGAGGAGCATAGAAGGAAGAGGTTGTTCCGGCCCGGAGGTGATAGAGAGCAAGatttcatggatttgatgcTAAACGTCATGGAAGAGgcaaaattttcagattttgatGCCGATACAGTCATTAAGGCGACTTGTTTG aacatgataataggAGGGACCGAGACTTTGACGGTGGCGCTCACTTGGGCGCTGTCGCTGCTAATGAACAACCGCCGCACATTGAAGAAGGCACAACAAGAGCTGGACGCCCATGTCGGCAAGAGTCGGCCTGTGGAAGAGTCCGATGTGAAGAACTTGACCTACCTCCAAGCCATCGTCAAGGAAACAATGCGTTTGTATCCCCCAGCGCCAGTGAACGGTCTTAAAAGGTCCATGGAAGAGTGCACCTTCTCCTCTGGCTTCCGCATTCCGGCAG GTACGCGTTTGGTGTTGAACATCTGGAAAATACAGAGGGACGAGCGTGTATGGTCCAACCCGGACGAGTTCGAGCCCGAGAGGTTCCTCACGACGCACGAGAATATGGACATGAGAGGTCAGAACTTCGAGCTCATCCCATTCGGTGCTGGGAGGAGGTCCTGCGCCGGAACCTCACTGGCTCTTCACATGGTGCACTTGATCCTGGCTAGCTTACTGCAATGTTTCGAAATTGGCACGGTCTTGGAAGAAGCGATGGACATGACCGAGAGCCCCGGGTTGTTGAATATGAAGGCGAGCCCGCTTGAAGTTGTGCTCATTCCACGTCTTGATCAGAGAGTTTATGAAAGAGGCGAGCAGGAGAATACGAAATCTTTTGTCTATAGTTAG
- the LOC125312500 gene encoding cytochrome P450 CYP82D47-like: protein MAILIELLIILISTLALIMAISLCQSHKSKDHCDVPEAEGGWPIFGHLLQFGSKDLMHKKFGSMADKHGPIFSIRLGCHRAIVVSSWEVAKECFTVHDKAFADRPLITATRLMGYNGAMFGFTPYGEYWREMRKIGTIELLSNHRLDSLKHIRVLEVETAIKDLFKAWIEKGRPRSGVLVEMKSWLGDLMLNVSLKMVGGKSYFGSKDDTEAETCKRSIRRFFDEFRVFIMSDAVPALAWLDIGGHERAMKETAKEMDVLAQGWLEEHRRKRSSRPGGETEQDFMDLMLNAMEGVSFSNFDADTIIKATCLNMIIGGTDTITAALMWALSLLVNNRRVLKKAQEELDAHVGKSRAVEESDAKKLTYLQAIVKETLRLYPPVPIGLRSSMEECTFSTGFRIPAGTRLLFNIGKIQRDERVWSNPDEFQPERFLTTHENVDMTGQNFELIPFGAGRRSCPGTSLGLRMAHLVLASLLQSFEIATVSDDAVDMTESPGLSNLKATPLEVMLIPRLDQKVYERAE, encoded by the exons ATGGCGATTCTTATTGAACTGCTGATAATTTTGATCTCAACCTTGGCCCTGATAATGGCCATCTCCCTCTGCCAATCGCACAAGTCCAAAGACCACTGCGATGTGCCTGAAGCCGAAGGCGGTTGGCCTATTTTCGGCCACCTTCTTCAGTTCGGCAGCAAGGACCTGATGCACAAAAAGTTCGGTTCCATGGCTGACAAGCATGGACCTATTTTCAGCATAAGATTAGGCTGTCATCGAGCAATCGTGGTGAGCAGTTGGGAAGTGGCTAAGGAGTGTTTCACCGTCCATGACAAGGCCTTTGCGGATCGGCCGCTGATCACCGCCACGAGGCTCATGGGCTACAACGGAGCCATGTTCGGCTTCACTCCTTACGGGGAATATTGGCGAGAGATGCGCAAGATTGGGACAATCGAGCTCCTGTCGAACCACCGGCTTGACTCACTGAAGCACATACGAGTTCTCGAGGTTGAGACGGCGATAAAAGACTTGTTCAAAGCCTGGATCGAAAAGGGAAGGCCCAGAAGTGGGGTCCTAGTGGAAATGAAGTCTTGGCTAGGAGATTTGATGCTCAATGTGTCTTTGAAAATGGTTGGAGGGAAGAGCTACTTTGGTTCGAAGGATGACACCGAGGCAGAGACGTGCAAAAGGTCGATCAGGAGGTTTTTCGATGAGTTCAGGGTCTTCATAATGTCTGATGCGGTCCCAGCTCTGGCCTGGTTGGATATAGGTGGCCATGAACGAGCGATGAAGGAGACGGCGAAAGAGATGGATGTTTTGGCTCAGGGGTGGCTAGAGGAGCATAGAAGGAAGAGGTCGTCCCGCCCCGGAGGCGAGACAGAGCAAGatttcatggatttgatgcTGAATGCCATGGAGGGTGTgagcttttcaaattttgatgcGGACACAATTATTAAGGCGACTTGTTTG AACATGATTATAGGGGGGACCGATACTATAACGGCAGCGCTCATGTGGGCGTTGTCGCTGCTAGTGAACAATCGCCGCGTGTTGAAGAAGGCACAAGAAGAGCTGGACGCCCATGTCGGCAAGAGCAGGGCCGTGGAAGAGTCCGATGCGAAGAAGCTGACCTACCTCCAAGCCATCGTCAAGGAGACGCTGCGTTTGTATCCCCCTGTGCCAATTGGTCTTAGAAGTTCCATGGAGGAGTGCACCTTCTCTACCGGCTTCCGCATTCCGGCAG GTACGCGTTTGCTGTTCAACATCGGGAAAATACAGAGGGACGAGCGCGTTTGGTCCAACCCGGACGAGTTCCAGCCCGAGAGGTTCCTCACGACGCACGAGAACGTGGACATGACAGGTCAGAACTTCGAGCTCATCCCCTTCGGCGCGGGGAGGAGGTCCTGCCCGGGAACCTCGCTGGGTCTTCGCATGGCACACTTGGTGCTGGCCAGCTTGCTGCAGAGTTTCGAGATCGCCACGGTCTCGGACGATGCCGTGGACATGACCGAGAGCCCCGGCTTGTCGAATTTGAAGGCAACCCCGCTTGAAGTCATGCTCATTCCACGCCTTGATCAGAAGGTTTATGAAAGAGCTGAGTAG
- the LOC115740307 gene encoding cytochrome P450 CYP82D47-like — protein sequence MPILIELLITLISTVALLVPIYLFRRHKSKDGCNVPKAEGCWPILGHIPLFSSKDLLIHKKLGSMADKYGPIFALRLGSHRAIVVSSWEVAKEIFTVHDKAFSDRPVITATKLLGYDGAMLGFAPYGEYWREIRKIGTIDLLSKHRLDSLKDIRALEVEMAIKDLFKSWIEKGRPRSGVLVEMKSWLGDLMLNILSKLVGGKRYSGSNADCDEMEAERCKTLMRTFFELLGVLVVSDAFPALGWLDIGGYKRLMKETAKELDILAQGWLEDHRRKRLSRPAGDREQNFMDLMLKDIEGANLSGFDADTVIKATCLNMIVAGSDTLMVASTWVLSLLVNNRGVLKKAQQELEVHVGKSRPVEESDVKNLTYLQAIVKETMRLYPPGPVNALRTTMEECTFSGGFRVPAGTRLMLNIWKMQRDGRVWSNPDKFEPERFLTTHQNVDVRGRNLELIPFGAGRRSCAGMSLALHTVHLTVASLLQSFDIGAVSDEAMDMTESPGLSNMKATLLEVTLIPRLDPKFYERD from the exons ATGCCCATTCTGATTGAATTGCTGATAACTTTGATCTCAACCGTGGCCCTGCTAGTGCCCATCTATCTCTTCCGACGGCACAAGTCCAAAGACGGTTGCAACGTGCCCAAAGCCGAAGGCTGTTGGCCTATTTTGGGCCACATTCCTCTGTTCAGCAGCAAGGATCTGCTGATACACAAAAAGTTGGGTTCCATGGCCGACAAGTACGGACCGATTTTCGCCTTAAGATTAGGCTCTCACCGAGCAATCGTGGTGAGCAGTTGGGAAGTGGCTAAGGAGATTTTCACCGTCCACGACAAGGCCTTCTCTGATCGACCGGTGATCACCGCCACAAAACTCTTGGGCTACGACGGTGCCATGTTGGGGTTTGCTCCTTACGGGGAATACTGGCGAGAGATACGCAAGATTGGGACGATTGACCTCCTCTCGAAGCACCGCCTTGACTCACTGAAGGACATTCGAGCTCTCGAGGTTGAGATGGCGATAAAAGACTTGTTCAAGTCCTGGATCGAAAAGGGTAGGCCCAGAAGCGGTGTCCTAGTGGAAATGAAGTCTTGGCTAGGAGATTTGATGCTCAATATATTGTCGAAATTGGTAGGAGGGAAGAGATACAGCGGTTCGAATGCGGACTGCGATGAGATGGAGGCAGAGAGGTGCAAAACGTTGATGAGGACGTTTTTCGAGCTGCTTGGGGTCCTAGTGGTGTCGGATGCCTTCCCGGCTCTAGGTTGGTTGGACATAGGTGGCTATAAACGATTGATGAAGGAGACCGCAAAAGAGTTGGATATTTTGGCACAGGGGTGGCTAGAGGATCACAGAAGGAAGAGGTTATCCCGCCCCGCAGGCGATAGAGAGCAAaatttcatggatttgatgcTGAAAGATATTGAAGGTGCAAATTTATCAGGTTTCGACGCCGATACAGTTATTAAGGCAACTTGTTTG aaTATGATAGTGGCGGGGAGCGACACTTTAATGGTGGCGAGCACATGGGTGCTATCGCTGCTGGTGAACAACCGCGGCGTATTGAAGAAGGCGCAACAAGAGCTGGAAGTCCATGTCGGCAAGAGCCGGCCCGTGGAAGAGTCCGATGTGAAGAACTTGACCTACCTACAAGCTATTGTCAAGGAGACGATGCGTTTGTATCCGCCGGGGCCGGTCAACGCTTTAAGAACTACCATGGAAGAGTGCACCTTCTCCGGCGGCTTTCGCGTTCCGGCAG GTACGCGATTGATGTTGAACATCTGGAAAATGCAGAGGGACGGGCGCGTATGGTCCAACCCGGACAAGTTCGAGCCCGAGAGGTTCCTCACAACACATCAGAATGTGGACGTGAGAGGTCGGAACTTGGAGCTCATCCCGTTTGGCGCAGGGAGGAGGTCCTGCGCGGGAATGTCGCTGGCTCTGCACACGGTGCACTTGACCGTGGCTAGCTTGCTGCAAAGTTTCGACATCGGCGCAGTCTCGGACGAAGCCATGGACATGACCGAGAGCCCCGGCTTGTCGAATATGAAGGCGACCCTGCTTGAAGTTACACTCATTCCGCGCCTTGATCCGAAGTTTTATGAAAGAGACTAG